A genomic segment from Deltaproteobacteria bacterium encodes:
- a CDS encoding BrnA antitoxin family protein — protein MKKPVGRKTERKHVDAQVKEFDRRDLGEDIRRSGSGKMLRRSRTTSITLDHDLIEKLRAKGAKRGLGYQTMLKVIVMEHVDEY, from the coding sequence ATGAAGAAGCCTGTCGGCAGGAAGACTGAACGCAAGCACGTGGACGCCCAGGTCAAGGAGTTCGACCGGCGCGACCTGGGCGAGGACATCAGGCGCTCCGGCTCCGGGAAGATGCTGCGGCGCTCCCGGACGACGTCGATCACGCTGGACCATGACTTGATCGAGAAGCTCCGAGCCAAAGGGGCGAAACGGGGTCTCGGATATCAGACGATGCTCAAGGTGATCGTCATGGAGCACGTCGACGAGTACTGA
- a CDS encoding BrnT family toxin: MTGADHEFDWDIGNLTKNRKHGVEPRHVQTLIGGDFYFAGRIVEPVHSEPRWLALGEDATGRRLSLIFTRRGDRRRPISCRAMRRKEKALYEEACRQED; encoded by the coding sequence TTGACGGGCGCGGACCATGAGTTCGATTGGGACATCGGAAACCTCACCAAGAACCGGAAACATGGCGTCGAGCCGCGGCACGTCCAGACGCTGATCGGCGGCGACTTCTACTTCGCCGGGCGCATCGTCGAGCCAGTCCACAGCGAGCCGCGTTGGCTCGCCCTCGGCGAGGACGCCACGGGACGGCGGCTGTCGTTGATATTCACGAGGCGAGGCGACCGACGGCGCCCGATAAGCTGTCGCGCCATGCGTCGAAAGGAGAAAGCGCTCTATGAAGAAGCCTGTCGGCAGGAAGACTGA
- a CDS encoding type II toxin-antitoxin system prevent-host-death family antitoxin translates to MKAVAVRELKNRLSAYLREVAAGEVVLVTDRGRVVAELRRPSAETLQSPAEQALERLVAAGVLTIGLPQDPSSYRRTAVRITRSSQTLLDAERADR, encoded by the coding sequence GTGAAGGCCGTCGCGGTGCGAGAGCTCAAAAACCGCCTCAGCGCCTATCTTCGCGAGGTGGCCGCCGGAGAGGTCGTGCTGGTCACGGACCGGGGCCGGGTGGTGGCGGAGCTTCGGCGCCCGAGCGCCGAGACGCTCCAAAGCCCGGCCGAGCAGGCGCTCGAACGTCTCGTCGCCGCCGGGGTGCTGACGATCGGCCTGCCGCAGGATCCTTCGTCGTATCGGCGGACGGCCGTGCGAATCACACGTTCGAGTCAGACTCTGCTCGACGCCGAGCGAGCCGACCGATGA
- a CDS encoding type II toxin-antitoxin system VapC family toxin, giving the protein MTLYAESSAVLRWLFEEAGGDEVHRLLRDATKVVCSRLTLVETRRAIRRAVAEKLLDEVSSTAVLEVFAQAGAGWAILELSREVAERAEASFPVEPVRTLDALHLASALLLRQALPDLRILSTDDRVRSNGRGLGFKVFPA; this is encoded by the coding sequence ATGACCCTCTACGCCGAAAGCAGCGCCGTACTCCGCTGGCTGTTCGAGGAGGCCGGTGGGGACGAGGTTCATCGGCTCCTCCGTGATGCGACCAAGGTCGTGTGCTCGCGGCTGACCCTCGTCGAGACGCGACGAGCGATCAGGCGCGCCGTCGCCGAGAAGCTCCTCGACGAGGTGAGCAGCACCGCCGTGCTGGAGGTCTTCGCCCAGGCCGGAGCCGGTTGGGCGATTCTCGAGCTGTCGCGGGAGGTGGCCGAACGTGCGGAGGCATCGTTTCCCGTGGAGCCCGTCCGAACGCTGGACGCGCTTCACCTCGCTAGCGCCCTGCTCCTGCGACAGGCGCTGCCGGATCTCCGCATCCTCAGCACCGATGACCGCGTGCGCTCGAACGGCCGCGGGCTCGGCTTCAAGGTCTTTCCAGCGTGA